A segment of the Lycium ferocissimum isolate CSIRO_LF1 chromosome 5, AGI_CSIRO_Lferr_CH_V1, whole genome shotgun sequence genome:
TGTGAACCTTCTTTAGGTTACACCAGGAATATATATCACAATTAGTAATAGAAACCAAGAAAAGATTTATAATCATAGTGGAACTTCACTTCAAATTCACATCATCATCCTAGAGTTAGAATTTTAGCAATCTCTTCCTGAACAAAATTGGTTACTAACAAGCAAGGGGTGGGAATGTGATAATATACCTGCAGCCCTGTATCTGTATGGGTAAGTCCTTAAAGGATCCAATACTGTAGCCATGCTGAGATCACTATTTGCCATGTCACGATCACAATACTCTGACCGTTTTTCATAAGCAGATGCTTTGTTCTGAGCCTTGTCTATCAGCTTTGTCATTTCCTCATAAGCAGCTTTCCTATCGTTTTTGAGATGATATACACGTGCTAACCCTTGATGCGCTCTTGTATGCTTTATCTCGAGGGCACTAACATAGCAGTCTGCTGCGAGGTCCAACTTATTGCAATCCACGTAAATACTTCCTAGATTATTTAATGCCTGAAAGACTACAATAACATGAATAAATTCATCTACAGAAACATCACCAAGAGAAATAGAACTAGTTTGGAGAAATGACCCACTTGTCCCTTGCGAAGACCATCTGAAGGACATTTAAGTGCTTCCTCCAACAGTTGGATGACATAAGATGAAGATTCAGAATCCAGAGTTGTATCGGCTAGAGCGTATGCTTTAAGGAAAAAGGCTTCGAATGACCTTTGGAGAGAAATGGATTCCTCAGCCTTAGCAAGTGCTTCTTCACGATGTCCAGTGTCATATAAAATCCATCCTTCATACACAAGCCTTTCATATGAGAAGGTGGAATGATTCAGGGCAAGGCGCAAACTGCGCATTGCAGCTTTTTGACAATTTAACCTGCAAGTAAAATGTGTTAGGTAATAGGATGTGCTTCTATCATGGAAAGTTAGCCCATGATAAGGCTTTTCTGTCTAAGAATGACCTATATATTTCCAGCCAGTCCCCAAAATCTAATTTATATGTCATCCACATTTATCGATTCAATCCAAATAAAGATAGTTACAATAAAGTTGTTTCGTATGTTATCCAtttcaattttctcaacatGATCTCATAACTTAAAGCTGGGCTTAATGTGCTACTTCATGCAGTTTGAGCATAACATACCATATGTGACGGCAAAATATGGTTCTATAAAAGTCTATCTCTCATCACATTGACCagtcttttcctttttgcttgGTCGGAATTGTGCATACAGCATAAACTTgcagcaaaaataaaaaattaccgTAATAGGAGCAGAGATTGCCTGAATCGCAGAATGCTCCTCCCAGGATCATTTATGAGCATCTGGTGTATAACAGCCAGTgaaccaatatcatcaacagatGACCATCGATCATAGAGTTGCATCCAGCAATCTGCAGGACTCCATGGCTGAACGTGCAGACTGAGAAGCTCAACCAGGTGGTCAGCCCTCATTTTTCCAAGAAACATCATATAGTTTGGCTCTAGAGTCAACAATGCCCGGATATCTCTTATAGCAGATTCATAATCCTCAAGTGCAATAAAAAACCAAGCCCGCAGTTCAAGGCAGTCTGGAGAGACCTTAAAACCAACAATTCTATTTATCTCCACGATAGCAGCCTCAATCTGGCTCTCTTCCACCATCGTAATGGCTCTGTATTTGTATGGAAAAGAAAGGGTGGGATCCAATCTGGTGGCATCATTGACATCCAAAATCTTTTGTCTGCCTACGCTGTACAAAGACCTCTCTTGGTACATCCACCCTGTAGGTTTATTCTCTGAAATAATACCATTAATTAGCTCAAACGCCAAAAACCGCCGCCCTTGCTTGAATTTAGTTCGTGCAACACCTACTAAAGAATAAACATGACCAGCCTCAATTGCCATCTCAAAACAATGCTGAGCTTCCTTGTAATCCTTCCTTTCAAGAAACACACACCCAAGTTGATGCAAAGCTAGTGCCTTTTGCCATCTTTCACTAGCACACTCCTTCAATCTCTCCAACAACATAACTGTAACTTTGGACGTCATGTTATCTTCTAATGCTACATGGCTAAGGAAATAATATAACAGAAAAGAAGCTTGCCCAACAACAGGGGCAAGTCTCTCTCTAGCTGCAGAGCTACAAAATGTGTTGAGAACTTTTGGATTATACAAATAACCTGGAAGCTCTCTTAGCATCAGCTGCAGGCAAGACGCCATGAGCACATGTGCTCTCTCCTCCAGAGCATAATCAATAAGAAGCAATGCCTCATCGATATCAGAAACCAAAGAGGCCAAGTAACAATCAGAAGCAGATTTCATTTCCTCACAACAGAATCTATTTGCAAATGAAAGAAGCTCAAGAAGTATGTTGGCTGGGTAAGAATCTAATCTTCTTGTCCTACTAAAGAAATCTACAGCTCTCATTCCATCCACAGATATACCAATGTGTGTAAAATCAATTCTTTCCTTATCAGACTCAATGAAATGACCATACAACATTGATTTTAATGGAGCAGAAAGAGCTGCAATTTTACCTCTAATACAGTTGATTTCCTCTTTGCCTATGCAGAAGCAAACTTGTGAGTCTGAGTTACCAAAATGAGAGATCTCAATCTCATTATTAGGTGCTCCAAGTCCATGATGACATTGGCAATGACCAAAAACAGGATCATAGCCATGTAGCAAAGCAGCCTTGGGGCATTCAACAAGTCTTCCAATACAATCCAAAGCTGATGATCCAACTAACTCATCCTCTCTCCTCTCAAACCTCAACCAAGCTGACAAAACCACCTTGGAATGCACATCAACAGCATGACGACGAGCCGATTGAAGACACCTACGCAGCAACTTTGGATCACCAAGGCTGTACAACACAGCGTACTGCTCTACATAAACCAAAGCC
Coding sequences within it:
- the LOC132056743 gene encoding ethylene-overproduction protein 1-like isoform X3 yields the protein MVEPAYHHHARPLTSTLLYGGDICRAKVEQSIKLLTRGLVIRFMSTCTENESEGKEECCEISKSRFVSLIRQLSHSMRGFKLKDHCKTTQVHAYNPSQTSTSNPFPKLQYPTINSILAESADTVSRSTAFLPYGLPRSDSFEPQVEPCLKSVDFVESLAELYRKVEMTHDFGKALVYVEQYAVLYSLGDPKLLRRCLQSARRHAVDVHSKVVLSAWLRFERREDELVGSSALDCIGRLVECPKAALLHGYDPVFGHCQCHHGLGAPNNEIEISHFGNSDSQVCFCIGKEEINCIRGKIAALSAPLKSMLYGHFIESDKERIDFTHIGISVDGMRAVDFFSRTRRLDSYPANILLELLSFANRFCCEEMKSASDCYLASLVSDIDEALLLIDYALEERAHVLMASCLQLMLRELPGYLYNPKVLNTFCSSAARERLAPVVGQASFLLYYFLSHVALEDNMTSKVTVMLLERLKECASERWQKALALHQLGCVFLERKDYKEAQHCFEMAIEAGHVYSLVGVARTKFKQGRRFLAFELINGIISENKPTGWMYQERSLYSVGRQKILDVNDATRLDPTLSFPYKYRAITMVEESQIEAAIVEINRIVGFKVSPDCLELRAWFFIALEDYESAIRDIRALLTLEPNYMMFLGKMRADHLVELLSLHVQPWSPADCWMQLYDRWSSVDDIGSLAVIHQMLINDPGRSILRFRQSLLLLRLNCQKAAMRSLRLALNHSTFSYERLVYEGWILYDTGHREEALAKAEESISLQRSFEAFFLKAYALADTTLDSESSSYVIQLLEEALKCPSDGLRKGQALNNLGSIYVDCNKLDLAADCYVSALEIKHTRAHQGLARVYHLKNDRKAAYEEMTKLIDKAQNKASAYEKRSEYCDRDMANSDLSMATVLDPLRTYPYRYRAAGG
- the LOC132056743 gene encoding ethylene-overproduction protein 1-like isoform X1, which encodes MVEPAYHHHARPLTSTLLYGGDICRAKVEQSIKLLTRGLVIRFMSTCTENESEGKEECCEISKSRFVSLIRQLSHSMRGFKLKDHCKTTQVHAYNPSQTSTSNPFPKLQYPTINSILAESADTVSRSTAFLPYGLPRSDSFEPQVEPCLKSVDFVESLAELYRKVEMTHDFGKALVYVEQYAVLYSLGDPKLLRRCLQSARRHAVDVHSKVVLSAWLRFERREDELVGSSALDCIGRLVECPKAALLHGYDPVFGHCQCHHGLGAPNNEIEISHFGNSDSQVCFCIGKEEINCIRGKIAALSAPLKSMLYGHFIESDKERIDFTHIGISVDGMRAVDFFSRTRRLDSYPANILLELLSFANRFCCEEMKSASDCYLASLVSDIDEALLLIDYALEERAHVLMASCLQLMLRELPGYLYNPKVLNTFCSSAARERLAPVVGQASFLLYYFLSHVALEDNMTSKVTVMLLERLKECASERWQKALALHQLGCVFLERKDYKEAQHCFEMAIEAGHVYSLVGVARTKFKQGRRFLAFELINGIISENKPTGWMYQERSLYSVGRQKILDVNDATRLDPTLSFPYKYRAITMVEESQIEAAIVEINRIVGFKVSPDCLELRAWFFIALEDYESAIRDIRALLTLEPNYMMFLGKMRADHLVELLSLHVQPWSPADCWMQLYDRWSSVDDIGSLAVIHQMLINDPGRSILRFRQSLLLLRLNCQKAAMRSLRLALNHSTFSYERLVYEGWILYDTGHREEALAKAEESISLQRSFEAFFLKAYALADTTLDSESSSYVIQLLEEALKCPSDGLRKGQALNNLGSIYVDCNKLDLAADCYVSALEIKHTRAHQGLARVYHLKNDRKAAYEEMTKLIDKAQNKASAYEKRSEYCDRDMANSDLSMATVLDPLRTYPYRYRAAVLMDDQRESEAVEELTRAISFKPDLQMLNLRAAFHESMADFSHALQDSEAALCLDPNHKDTLDLYSRTRIQAQKNN
- the LOC132056743 gene encoding ethylene-overproduction protein 1-like isoform X2 — its product is MVEPAYHHHARPLTSTLLYGGDICRAKVEQSIKLLTRGLVIRFMSTCTENESEGKEECCEISKSRFVSLIRQLSHSMRGFKLKDHCKTTQVHAYNPSQTSTSNPFPKLQYPTINSILAESADTVSRSTAFLPYGLPRSDSFEPQVEPCLKSVDFVESLAELYRKVEMTHDFGKALVYVEQYAVLYSLGDPKLLRRCLQSARRHAVDVHSKVVLSAWLRFERREDELVGSSALDCIGRLVECPKAALLHGYDPVFGHCQCHHGLGAPNNEIEISHFGNSDSQVCFCIGKEEINCIRGKIAALSAPLKSMLYGHFIESDKERIDFTHIGISVDGMRAVDFFSRTRRLDSYPANILLELLSFANRFCCEEMKSASDCYLASLVSDIDEALLLIDYALEERAHVLMASCLQLMLRELPGYLYNPKVLNTFCSSAARERLAPVVGQASFLLYYFLSHVALEDNMTSKVTVMLLERLKECASERWQKALALHQLGCVFLERKDYKEAQHCFEMAIEAGHVYSLVGVARTKFKQGRRFLAFELINGIISENKPTGWMYQERSLYSVGRQKILDVNDATRLDPTLSFPYKYRAITMVEESQIEAAIVEINRIVGFKVSPDCLELRAWFFIALEDYESAIRDIRALLTLEPNYMMFLGKMRADHLVELLSLHVQPWSPADCWMQLYDRWSSVDDIGSLAVIHQMLINDPGRSILRFRQSLLLLRLNCQKAAMRSLRLALNHSTFSYERLVYEGWILYDTGHREEALAKAEESISLQRSFEAFFLKAYALADTTLDSESSSYVIQLLEEALKCPSDGLRKGQALNNLGSIYVDCNKLDLAADCYVSALEIKHTRAHQGLARVYHLKNDRKAAYEEMTKLIDKAQNKASAYEKRSEYCDRDMANSDLSMATVLDPLRTYPYRYRAAGKSKLSLIF
- the LOC132056743 gene encoding ethylene-overproduction protein 1-like isoform X4, whose amino-acid sequence is MVEPAYHHHARPLTSTLLYGGDICRAKVEQSIKLLTRGLVIRFMSTCTENESEGKEECCEISKSRFVSLIRQLSHSMRGFKLKDHCKTTQVHAYNPSQTSTSNPFPKLQYPTINSILAESADTVSRSTAFLPYGLPRSDSFEPQVEPCLKSVDFVESLAELYRKVEMTHDFGKALVYVEQYAVLYSLGDPKLLRRCLQSARRHAVDVHSKVVLSAWLRFERREDELVGSSALDCIGRLVECPKAALLHGYDPVFGHCQCHHGLGAPNNEIEISHFGNSDSQVCFCIGKEEINCIRGKIAALSAPLKSMLYGHFIESDKERIDFTHIGISVDGMRAVDFFSRTRRLDSYPANILLELLSFANRFCCEEMKSASDCYLASLVSDIDEALLLIDYALEERAHVLMASCLQLMLRELPGYLYNPKVLNTFCSSAARERLAPVVGQASFLLYYFLSHVALEDNMTSKVTVMLLERLKECASERWQKALALHQLGCVFLERKDYKEAQHCFEMAIEAGHVYSLVGVARTKFKQGRRFLAFELINGIISENKPTGWMYQERSLYSVGRQKILDVNDATRLDPTLSFPYKYRAITMVEESQIEAAIVEINRIVGFKVSPDCLELRAWFFIALEDYESAIRDIRALLTLEPNYMMFLGKMRADHLVELLSLHVQPWSPADCWMQLYDRWSSVDDIGSLAVIHQMLINDPGRSILRFRQSLLLLRLNCQKAAMRSLRLALNHSTFSYERLVYEGWILYDTGHREEALAKAEESISLQRSFEAFFLKAYALADTTLDSESSSYVIQLLEEALKCPSDGLRKGQSFRH